From a single Pseudorasbora parva isolate DD20220531a chromosome 15, ASM2467924v1, whole genome shotgun sequence genomic region:
- the lpin1b gene encoding phosphatidate phosphatase LPIN1 isoform X2, which translates to MNYVGQLAGQVFVQVKELYRGLNPATLSGCIDVIVVRQPDGALICSPFHVRFGKMGVLRSREKVVDIEINGEPVNLHMKLGENGEAFFVKETEDNEEVIPSYLVTSPIPSDGGFLMGSCTENGMMKKRRKRRRKCRVEDVKKEESVEFSDEELFNIDINDSEQPDQNRDLLNGALTTGNKQNTTYARSDGEWSPVHSPNVSRPCTPKSDSELLCKDHQEDSAMLWSWGELPQAAKPSFLSAKPNVLPACPLSIPVSDNTHFRVIPETAAHHHDSKRTLHAEGQSNRVKEFEKQDVTPAACVMSEVEEGGEKTGLRPQNKTKRKDKKSRHLGSDGVYLDDIKDLEPEVAALYFPKSGSERLGENGVRSVTVSPHSMCSSGADSGVDSYDLPTMAISLCGGLTENREITKEHFQQKSVSFQQFADNPSIIDDPNLVVKIGSKYYNWSTAAPIMLAMQAFQKPLPKATVERLMKEKMPRNRGRWWFSWRGRTNSTKPDSVSCGSACAEGDETIKNRRPDESSSSDEDRLSAKPTPVAVHTDPIPAAGGVSYQKTLRLSSEQLVSLQLKDGPNDVVFSVTTQYQGTCRCEGTIYLWNWDDKIIISDIDGTITRSDKLGHILPTLGKDWTHQGIARLYHNVSQNGYKFLYCSARAIGMADMTRGYLHWVNERGTMLPQGPVLLSPSSLFSALHREVIEKRPEKFKVACLTDIKNLFLPNTEPFYAAFGNRNTDVFSYKEVGVPLNRIFTVNPKGELIQEHAKTNISSYVRLGEVVDHVFPLLKRSSSCDFPCSDTFSQFTFWREQLPLVDAQIASTTNTTR; encoded by the exons ATGAATTACGTGGGTCAGTTGGCAGGGCAGGTGTTCGTGCAGGTGAAGGAACTCTACAGAGGTCTGAATCCCGCCACGCTGTCCGGCTGCATCGATGTCATCGTTGTCCGACAGCCAGATGGAGCTCTGATATGCTCTCCTTTTCACGTACGCTTTGGAAAGATGGGTGTCCTGAGGTCACGAGAGAAAGTG GTGGACATTGAGATCAATGGGGAACCTGTGAATTTGCATATGAAGTTAGGCGAAAATGGAGAAGCGTTTTTTGTCAAGGAGACAGAAGACAATGAG GAAGTGATCCCATCTTACCTGGTCACATCTCCCATTCCGTCCGACGGGGGTTTTCTGATGGGCTCCTGCACTGAGAATGGAAtgatgaagaagaggaggaagaggagaaggAAGTGCAGAGTGGAGGATGTGAAGAAGGAGGAGAGCGTGGAGTTCTCAGATGAGGAACTGTTTAACATCGACATCAATGACAGCGAGCAGCCTGATCAGAACAG AGACCTGCTGAATGGAGCTTTAACCACTGGAAACAAGCAAAACACAACTTATGCTCGCTCAGATGGAGAGTGGAGTCCGGTTCACAG TCCTAATGTGTCTCGTCCCTGCACCCCTAAGAGTGACTCTGAACTGCTTTGTAAAGATCATCAGGAGGATTCGGCCATGTTGTGGTCCTGGGGAGAGTTACCACAAGCTGCCAAG cCATCATTTCTGTCAGCGAAACCAAACGTCCTGCCTGCGTGCCCTCTGTCAATCCCAGTCTCTGACAACACACATTTCAGAGTCATCCCTGAGACTGCCGCCCATCACCATGACAGCAAAAGGACATTACATGCTGAGGGCCAATCAAACAGAGTGAAAGAGTTTGAAAAGCAGGATGTGACACCAGCAGCGTGCGTGATGTCTGAGGTTGAGGAGGGAGGGGAAAAAACTGGACTCCGCCCACAAAATAAGACTAAAAGAAAAG ATAAGAAAAGTCGCCATCTGGGTTCTGATGGTGTGTATTTGGATGATATTAAAGATTTGGAACCGGAGGTGGCGGCACTTTACTTCCCGAAAAG TGGTTCAGAGCGTTTGGGTGAGAATGGCGTCCGCAGTGTGACCGTGTCTCCTCACTCTATGTGCAGCTCAGGAGCAGACAGCGGAGTGGATAGTTACGACCTGCCCACTATGGCCATCTCTCTCTGTGGAGGCCTCACAGAAAACAGAGAGATCACTAAAG AACATTTCCAGCAGAAGTCTGTGTCTTTTCAGCAGTTTGCTGATAATCCATCTATCATTGATGACCCTAATCTGGTGGTGAAGATCGGCTCTAA GTACTATAACTGGAGTACTGCTGCTCCTATCATGCTGGCTATGCAAGCCTTCCAGAAACCATTGCCTAAA GCCACCGTAGAGAGACTTATGAAGGAGAAGATGCCCAGAAACCGAGGAAGATGGTGGTTTTCATGGCGAGGACGAACAAACAGCACCAAACCG gaTTCAGTCTCTTGCGGTTCAGCCTGTGCTGAAGGAGACGAGACCATCAAGAACAG ACGGCCAGACGAGTCCTCCTCCAGTGATGAAGATCGTCTGTCTGCCAAACCAACCCCTGTAGCTGTTCACACAGACCCCATCCCTGCTGCAGGAGGCGTGTCCTATCAGAAAACTCTCCGCCTTTCTTCAGAGCAACTC GTCAGTCTGCAGCTAAAGGACGGTCCTAATGACGTGGTGTTTAGCGTGACGACTCAGTATCAGGGCACATGCCGCTGTGAGGGAACCATCTACCTGTGGAACTGGGATGATAAAATCATCATCTCAGACATTGATGGCACAATCACCAG GTCAGATAAGTTGGGGCACATTTTGCCCACACTGGGTAAAGATTGGACCCATCAGGGCATCGCACGCCTGTATCATAACGTCAGCCA GAACGGTTATAAGTTTCTGTATTGCTCAGCGAGGGCGATCGGTATGGCTGATATGACACGGGGTTACCTGCACTGGGTCAATGAGAGAGGAACCATGTTACCACAGGGACCTGTTTTGCTGAGTCCCAGCAGCCTGTTTTCAGCACTGCACAG GGAGGTGATTGAGAAGAGGCCGGAGAAGTTCAAGGTGGCGTGCTTGACAGATATTAAGAATCTGTTCCTCCCAAACACAGAGCCCTTCTACGCAGCGTTCGGGAACAGAAACACC GATGTGTTTTCCTATAAGGAGGTGGGTGTTCCCTTAAACAGAATCTTCACTGTCAATCCTAAAGGAGAACTGATCCAGGAACATGCCAAGACCAACATCTCATC GTACGTGCGTCTGGGCGAGGTGGTGGATCATGTCTTCCCGCTCCTGAAGCGCAGCAGTTCGTGTGATTTCCCCTGCAGTGACACCTTCAGCCAGTTCACCTTCTGGAGAGAACAGCTCCCCCTCGTGGACGCACAGATAGCGAGCACTACCAACACCACTCGCTGA
- the lpin1b gene encoding phosphatidate phosphatase LPIN1 isoform X1, whose translation MQREDEEAENETESDQEIRSTEEAIDYSWSWTQTMNYVGQLAGQVFVQVKELYRGLNPATLSGCIDVIVVRQPDGALICSPFHVRFGKMGVLRSREKVVDIEINGEPVNLHMKLGENGEAFFVKETEDNEEVIPSYLVTSPIPSDGGFLMGSCTENGMMKKRRKRRRKCRVEDVKKEESVEFSDEELFNIDINDSEQPDQNRDLLNGALTTGNKQNTTYARSDGEWSPVHSPNVSRPCTPKSDSELLCKDHQEDSAMLWSWGELPQAAKPSFLSAKPNVLPACPLSIPVSDNTHFRVIPETAAHHHDSKRTLHAEGQSNRVKEFEKQDVTPAACVMSEVEEGGEKTGLRPQNKTKRKDKKSRHLGSDGVYLDDIKDLEPEVAALYFPKSGSERLGENGVRSVTVSPHSMCSSGADSGVDSYDLPTMAISLCGGLTENREITKEHFQQKSVSFQQFADNPSIIDDPNLVVKIGSKYYNWSTAAPIMLAMQAFQKPLPKATVERLMKEKMPRNRGRWWFSWRGRTNSTKPDSVSCGSACAEGDETIKNRRPDESSSSDEDRLSAKPTPVAVHTDPIPAAGGVSYQKTLRLSSEQLVSLQLKDGPNDVVFSVTTQYQGTCRCEGTIYLWNWDDKIIISDIDGTITRSDKLGHILPTLGKDWTHQGIARLYHNVSQNGYKFLYCSARAIGMADMTRGYLHWVNERGTMLPQGPVLLSPSSLFSALHREVIEKRPEKFKVACLTDIKNLFLPNTEPFYAAFGNRNTDVFSYKEVGVPLNRIFTVNPKGELIQEHAKTNISSYVRLGEVVDHVFPLLKRSSSCDFPCSDTFSQFTFWREQLPLVDAQIASTTNTTR comes from the exons ACTCAGACCATGAATTACGTGGGTCAGTTGGCAGGGCAGGTGTTCGTGCAGGTGAAGGAACTCTACAGAGGTCTGAATCCCGCCACGCTGTCCGGCTGCATCGATGTCATCGTTGTCCGACAGCCAGATGGAGCTCTGATATGCTCTCCTTTTCACGTACGCTTTGGAAAGATGGGTGTCCTGAGGTCACGAGAGAAAGTG GTGGACATTGAGATCAATGGGGAACCTGTGAATTTGCATATGAAGTTAGGCGAAAATGGAGAAGCGTTTTTTGTCAAGGAGACAGAAGACAATGAG GAAGTGATCCCATCTTACCTGGTCACATCTCCCATTCCGTCCGACGGGGGTTTTCTGATGGGCTCCTGCACTGAGAATGGAAtgatgaagaagaggaggaagaggagaaggAAGTGCAGAGTGGAGGATGTGAAGAAGGAGGAGAGCGTGGAGTTCTCAGATGAGGAACTGTTTAACATCGACATCAATGACAGCGAGCAGCCTGATCAGAACAG AGACCTGCTGAATGGAGCTTTAACCACTGGAAACAAGCAAAACACAACTTATGCTCGCTCAGATGGAGAGTGGAGTCCGGTTCACAG TCCTAATGTGTCTCGTCCCTGCACCCCTAAGAGTGACTCTGAACTGCTTTGTAAAGATCATCAGGAGGATTCGGCCATGTTGTGGTCCTGGGGAGAGTTACCACAAGCTGCCAAG cCATCATTTCTGTCAGCGAAACCAAACGTCCTGCCTGCGTGCCCTCTGTCAATCCCAGTCTCTGACAACACACATTTCAGAGTCATCCCTGAGACTGCCGCCCATCACCATGACAGCAAAAGGACATTACATGCTGAGGGCCAATCAAACAGAGTGAAAGAGTTTGAAAAGCAGGATGTGACACCAGCAGCGTGCGTGATGTCTGAGGTTGAGGAGGGAGGGGAAAAAACTGGACTCCGCCCACAAAATAAGACTAAAAGAAAAG ATAAGAAAAGTCGCCATCTGGGTTCTGATGGTGTGTATTTGGATGATATTAAAGATTTGGAACCGGAGGTGGCGGCACTTTACTTCCCGAAAAG TGGTTCAGAGCGTTTGGGTGAGAATGGCGTCCGCAGTGTGACCGTGTCTCCTCACTCTATGTGCAGCTCAGGAGCAGACAGCGGAGTGGATAGTTACGACCTGCCCACTATGGCCATCTCTCTCTGTGGAGGCCTCACAGAAAACAGAGAGATCACTAAAG AACATTTCCAGCAGAAGTCTGTGTCTTTTCAGCAGTTTGCTGATAATCCATCTATCATTGATGACCCTAATCTGGTGGTGAAGATCGGCTCTAA GTACTATAACTGGAGTACTGCTGCTCCTATCATGCTGGCTATGCAAGCCTTCCAGAAACCATTGCCTAAA GCCACCGTAGAGAGACTTATGAAGGAGAAGATGCCCAGAAACCGAGGAAGATGGTGGTTTTCATGGCGAGGACGAACAAACAGCACCAAACCG gaTTCAGTCTCTTGCGGTTCAGCCTGTGCTGAAGGAGACGAGACCATCAAGAACAG ACGGCCAGACGAGTCCTCCTCCAGTGATGAAGATCGTCTGTCTGCCAAACCAACCCCTGTAGCTGTTCACACAGACCCCATCCCTGCTGCAGGAGGCGTGTCCTATCAGAAAACTCTCCGCCTTTCTTCAGAGCAACTC GTCAGTCTGCAGCTAAAGGACGGTCCTAATGACGTGGTGTTTAGCGTGACGACTCAGTATCAGGGCACATGCCGCTGTGAGGGAACCATCTACCTGTGGAACTGGGATGATAAAATCATCATCTCAGACATTGATGGCACAATCACCAG GTCAGATAAGTTGGGGCACATTTTGCCCACACTGGGTAAAGATTGGACCCATCAGGGCATCGCACGCCTGTATCATAACGTCAGCCA GAACGGTTATAAGTTTCTGTATTGCTCAGCGAGGGCGATCGGTATGGCTGATATGACACGGGGTTACCTGCACTGGGTCAATGAGAGAGGAACCATGTTACCACAGGGACCTGTTTTGCTGAGTCCCAGCAGCCTGTTTTCAGCACTGCACAG GGAGGTGATTGAGAAGAGGCCGGAGAAGTTCAAGGTGGCGTGCTTGACAGATATTAAGAATCTGTTCCTCCCAAACACAGAGCCCTTCTACGCAGCGTTCGGGAACAGAAACACC GATGTGTTTTCCTATAAGGAGGTGGGTGTTCCCTTAAACAGAATCTTCACTGTCAATCCTAAAGGAGAACTGATCCAGGAACATGCCAAGACCAACATCTCATC GTACGTGCGTCTGGGCGAGGTGGTGGATCATGTCTTCCCGCTCCTGAAGCGCAGCAGTTCGTGTGATTTCCCCTGCAGTGACACCTTCAGCCAGTTCACCTTCTGGAGAGAACAGCTCCCCCTCGTGGACGCACAGATAGCGAGCACTACCAACACCACTCGCTGA